The window TATGAATCAATAATTAGTTTGTCATCATATGATGGCAGTGTTGCCATCTGTATATCTAAATCCTAATCAGATACCTTAATTCCAATTTCTATCCCACCTCTCAACCGACTCCACCACATTATCTCACTTTTGGATCTACATGCttctttgtatttttcttatatttagaCTTTTAGAGCATTAAAATGATTACATTGTTCTTAAAACATACACTATAAAAACATTCatacataattatttcatttgaatAACGCAATATTCTCAATGGATATAAAAGTGTATGAATGATCGATCCGAAActtagaattattattttcaggCATTTTAGGTAAAATATTTCGATTTTATATAAGTAGCTtgcaaataaaatgtgagagtAAACTAATAGTACATGAATTGTGTACCATCGGGTTGcgttagtgtgctaactaatttacggtaataactaataactttcaatattgtgtattaaaaatatcaatacaaagacataattatatcaatacaaagtgtaaaatttaaatatcaacacaaagacataagtttatcagcacaagaagattgataaatttatgtctctatgttgatatttttaacaaacAAAGTTGATATTagttactacctccgtcccccaaaatttgctacactttgacccgacacggattttaagaaatgtaatggaaagtgagttgaaaaagttggtgggatgtgggtcctacttttaaagtattattttataataaaatgtgagtaggaataagttagtggaatatgaggtccactaccaaaaatggtaaaagtgaaatgtatcaaattttctgggacggaccgaaatggtaatatgtatcaaattttcagggacagaggtagtattagttattattgtaacttagttagtatttgatcacgcACCGTGTACcctatatattaaaataagtacaTTTGAATTTCTTTAAGTTGAAGATAGTTAAGtactactccttccatcctatttaattggaatattttttattcaacatgaaattttatgatttgatACAATTTTGTGTTTGAGTTATAAAGAGTAAAACAAGAGGAGAAAAAGGAATTATAATAActgaataatgtacattttaaTAGAGCTTTTAAAATACATACAATATGTATTTGGATaatgttaaaattctaatatctcgTCCCACaacggcttggtgatgatcctagcttctctatataagtgtggataaccctccctcttatgaggccttttaaggggtgagtggcccatttctaatatggtatcagagcaaggcccaagtcgatgatggtttatttctttatctcttccCTTGCCTatccacgtgatggaagtccgatgtgtcattccggcccacacgtgagggggcgtgttaaaattctaatatcttgtcccacattTCTAATAGATAACATTGTACTATATTCCAGTTGTTGAATATGTTACGCCTGATGGTAGTGAGAGTGACATTCTAAAACACCAACACTTGACGAAATCTAGAGTTTAATTGTTTGTATGGAAAGTTGTGTTTCCGTGTTCTTGATATATAAGTTTATGTTTGAGATTTGcagcataaaataaaaatgtatttgGTGGAGAGTAAGAGTGGAGCGATAGGGTGCATGCTTGTTGCGCTGGTGTTTCTCGGGACATGGCCGGCGTTCCTGGCGCAGTTGGAGCGGCGCGGCCGCCTTCCTCAGCATACCTATCTCGATTATTCTATCACCAATTTCTTGACCGCTATCCTCATCGCTTTAACGCTTGGTCAGATTGGcgataccaaacctaacatgCCCAATTTCATCACTCAACTTTCTCAGGTACCATCAtcaactcttttattttggaCTTGGAATCTAGCCAGGACTTCTCTCAGGTAACATACAGTATTTATCAAGTTTGAGTGAATAAATTGTTTTCAGATTGAGAAGAATTGGGGTTGTGTTTTGATTGCCATGTCCGGCGGAGTATTCCTTGGGCTGGGCAACTTGGCGACGCAGTATGCTTGGCCCTTTGTAGGGCTGTCAGTCACGGAGGTCATCACATCAAGCTTAGCAGTTGTCTTAGGTAACTAACTACTACTTCaaacacattaattaattaatgtttgtatgaaaaatgtgaaaaataaaagactaaTAGTAATAGGAAGAGTGGTTCATGAAACTTATATACAATAATTGTActtctctttttaatttttataacaCAATAGTTTTAgttctctttttaattttaataaagatgCGGGGAATTGTTGTAAGAGAGCAATTAAAACACAATGAtagaaatactccatattttattgtaaaaaattaattggtgATAAAAAGGAATGGTATGTAAGACTTATTGTATACCTACGTGAGATATTGttatatagttatttttgtttcatttggcAACAGGCACAAGCATGAACTATTTTCTGGATGATAAAATCAACAGAGCAGAAATACTTTTCCCAGGAGTGGGATGTTTCCTGATTGCAGTTTTTTTGGGCTCTGCCGTTCATTCCTCCAACGCTGCTGACAATGCAGCAAAACTCTCTCATATTGATGCACAGTATGATCCTACAACCTCTACTTGCTCTCCCAATTTGCTTCTTATATATGGATTCTGCAATAGGGAATCACTTTATCATCAATTTACCAGGGGTGTTGTCACATCCAATAACCAAGAAACAGATCAACACAAAGGTatatatagtaggagtactacatatataatccTTTTGAATTTCTGCAACTGAACTCACATATACAGACATGGAGCGCGCAAATAGCCAAGAGGGCAAAGCAAGAACCGGCTCAGCGCAACATCTGATCCAGCTTGAGAACAACAGAGCCATCAAGGTTATTAGTCCCTAGACGAAGATGCGTTAAATTTGTAGTTAAGCTTTAAGCATGTTGCATTGCAACAGGTTTTTGGAAAGAGCATCTGGTTAGGGTTGAGCATCACTTTCTTCGCCGGTGTGTGCTACGCTCTCTTCTCCCCGGCATTCAACTTAGCCACAAACGACCAGTGGCACGTGCTGAGCCCGGGCGTCCCAAAGCTAGTCGTCTACGCAGCCTTCTTCTACTTCTCCCTCTCATTCTTCGTCGTTGCAGCACTCATAAACATCATCTTTCTCTACCGCCCCGTCCTAAAGCTGCCAAGATCCTCCATAATGCAGTACCTTAGGGATTGGGACGGGAGATGGCTCGCCTTTTTGGCCGGTCTGCTCTGTGGGTTAGGCAACGGGCTGCAGTTTGTGGGAGGGCAGGCTGCTGGATATGCCGCCGCTGATTGCGTTCAGGTTAGTTAGTTtgtgaaaaaattgtttactTGAGTAAAATGGTGTACTTAGTATGCTAATATAAATGGTGCAGGCTCTGCCACTGGTGAGTACATTTTGGGGGGTGCTGTTGTTTGGAGAGTACTGGAGATCGTCGCGACGGACCTATGTGTTGCTAGTGAGCATGTTGGTTATGTTTGTTGTGGCTATCGGAGTTCTTATTGCCTCGTCCGGGCAGCGAAGGCTTTCGTATACCCAGTGACCTACAACAGAGTTGGTGTGTGTTAGATTAaatgttttgtgtgttgaatTTAGAATTAGTGAAATCAAATATGTTGATTCTTGCATTTTCATTCCCCACACCCAGGGGTTACACTTACATCCTGTAGTTTGGTTCTATGTATATCATGTGCTTGTATTATTTAGGCACAATAAAGAATTCCTTAAAGAATAGgtacattttctaaaatgtttagaaataataatcatggtgttcaattaaaataaaatctctctTTAGCCattcttttcaatttacattggagtgaataaaatatcatgcaCATTCGGACAATAGTAAAGGAAATAATGGAAGCCCATCAAAAATCAATTCTATGACCACTGGGCCTACATTTGGGCCTATTTACTTATTGACCATGTTCTGGCACCCATTCCTCAACCCCACCTCTCTCTCATCTACCactatatacaaatataaaaacccagaactcaataaataaattgattaaacAGCCATGTATCTAATCAATTAAACTCATGGCTGGTATATTCTAGTAACTCTTAGAAAAATAGAGTCCAATATTATTTGTCATGTCATTATTGGATGTCCCATTCGAAGGATATTTATTGCTGTTGCCTGTTGGTTAACAGAATTCAAATATGAAAACTCATCGTTTAATGCCAGTGATTTGCTTAATCATGTATAGTGAATAAAAATGTGGATAAGGAGTATTTATCTCCTGCATACAACTCCGTCCCGCGTTACTTGCAATAGTTTCTCTTTAGGGCGTCCCAAGTTAtttgcactctttcctttttttaacaaaagacaaaacatctaatcactctttttttattctatcatttactttactctctcttatctttcctacttttttcatctctcctatttatttaatataatttcttaaccTCCGTGCCCAACAGTAAACGTGCGACTAacccgggacggagggagtatatagatagtaaaaatatactagttaAGCAGTAAACCAGTTCTAAATGGGTAGATTCGATCATAATATACTGGTAaatgtactattttttcaatttgaattcaaattgcATTATATGTTATACTATATCATGTTTAAAATAACGTTCGTATCTTCCTTCCTCACCGCTTtcgtttcatttattttatgaaatactaTCTCCACATAGTTTTATTATGCCCATTAGATcgaatattttttcttcatcaaagATTGATTCTCGTATGAATATATGCTACTACAGATATATATcgtcagtttttttttttttaagtggaTATAATCATATAGAGAATAAATATCaacatgtttaatttttagaatggCATTTAAAATACTGTTTCCAAAGCATGTCAAATTGTTTAGTTCATAATCATATTCAATTCAAAAAACTTGCTTATCCAACTAGATATATcgtaataaaaagaaaactattaAACCTGATTCTCTATATCCTCAATGTAATCGAGGTTTTAACTAACCAATTACTCCAGATTCTGATAGTTTCGATTTCAACAATGTTAAAATGTGTATACCAtcaataaacatataaaacaaattaaaaaagagtaaattaGTGGTGTGGATATAAGAATCACCAATTAGTGCAACGAATTATATTGTCGTCCAGCTTAAGACCAAAATTATGTGGAATTTAAACAATTGGTAAAAccaaagaaaatagaaaataataatattttttaaagagaaaaggaaataggAAGACCAACGCGTTTTCTCAAACCAAGAAACAACTCACTgttcctctttctctctctcttttcctgTCACTCTCTCCTCTTTACTCCTCGTAGACTCTGTGTCACGActtcaattaaaaattgcacCAAAAGCAGCCCCAAAATTAGGGCTAGGGTTGAAGGCTTTGACGTGTTTTCAATAGAGAAGGGGAGGGGAAACAAGGAAGGGTCCGGGCCGGGCTTTGACGTTGTTCTTTCATCATGAAATGGCACCATCTCCGCAACCACAAGCCGTTGAAGCTCTTGATTCTGCTCTTCGTTTTCTTCTCAGCTCAAAATGGAGCTGTTTGGGGCTCCGATTTGGATAAATCTGCGCTTTTGGAGCTCAAGGCCTCAATTTCCGACCCCTATAGAGTGCTGAGCAGCTGGGGTTCGGACAACCCGAATCACTGCTCATGGGCCGGGGTTTCGTGCGGGCCGGGTTCGCGGGTCGTGGCGCTCAATATAACCGGCGGAGGTAATTCTTTATCTTGTGCTCGAATTGCTCAGTTTCCGCTCTATGGGTTTGGGATTAGAAGGAATTGTTTGGGTAGGGATCGTAAAATTTTGGGTAAATTGTCGGCTTCTGCTGCTAAGCTTAGCGAACTCAAGATTTTATCACTGCCTTTCAATGAATTGAGTGGTGAAATTCCTGCTGAAATTTGGGGCATGGAAAAGCTTGAAGTGCTTGATCTTGAAGGGAATTTGATCTCGGGCGCTTTGCCCTCTCGATTTAGTGGGTTGAGAAATTTGAAAGTTCTTAATTTGGGATTCAATAAAATTGCTGGAGGGCTGCCAAGTTCTTTGTCAAATTGTATGGGCCTTCAAGTACTGAATTTAGCTGGGAATCAGTTGAATGGATCAATTCCGGGGTTTGTGGGCGGATTTAGGGATTTGAGCGGGCTTCATTTGTCGTTTAATATGCTTGGTGGATCTATTCCAGTTGAGATTGGTGATAATTGTGGGAAGCTCCAGCATTTGGAGCTCTCTGGGAATTTTTTGACTGATGGTATTCCGAGAGAAATTGCAAAATGCAGTGGGCTGAAGACCCTTCTATTGTACTCGAATCTGTTGGAGGAGGTTCTTCCTAGTGAGCTGGGTCAGTTGAGTCAACTTCAAGTCATGGACGTGTCAAGGAACAATTTTGGGGGTCCTATTCCACCTCAGATTGGTAACTGTACAAGTCTTTCAGTTCTTGTATTGGCAAACTCGTGGAATCCTCTACCAAATGTTTCGAGTTTAGGTGGTGGTTATTCGATGGAAAAGCTGGCATTGCCCGCTGATGAGTACAATTTCTATGAGGGTACCCTTCCAAATGAAATTACTCGTCTCTCAAGCTTGAAGATGGTGTGGGTGCCTAGAGCAATGTTGGATGGGGACCTTCCTGATAGTTGGGGTTCCTGCAGTAACTTGGAGATGCTGAATTTGGCTGAAAACTATTACTCGGGGAAAATGCCTGTCAGCTTCAGCAACTGCAAGAAGCTGCAGTTTCTTGATTTGAGCTCCAACCGGCTTGGTGGGGAGATCAGCGACAAAGTTCCTGTACCTTGTATGGAAGTGTTCGATATCAGTGGGAATCATTTTTCGGGTTCAATACCCAGATTCAGTTACGAATCATGTGCTCCTGTAAAGTCCTTGTATGGAGATTCTACCGGAACTTATGATCCTGCTTATGCATACCTGTCGTATTTCAGATATAGAGCTCAGCTCGAATCCTCGTTACCACTTTCTGGAGATGTAGATAGTTTATTGGTATTGCATAACTTTGGTTCGAACAATCTCAGTGGGCCCCTGCCACCGATGCCTATTGCACCTGAAAGAGTAGGAAAGCAAACTGTTTATGCCTTTCTTGCAGGAAGCAACAAGCTCTCAGGGGCTTTTCCCGGAGCGTTGTTGGATAAGTGTGATCAATTTAGAGGTGTCATAGTGAACGTAAGTGACAATGGGTTATCGGGCCGAGTCCCAACTGAGATGGCCACAGTGTGCAAGTCCATGGTACTGCTAGATGCTTCCAAGAATCAGTTTTCTGGAACTCTACCTCCCAGCATCGGCAACTTGAGTTCACTTGTTCTTCTTAATTTAAGCTGGAATCCTTTGCAAGGTTCGATTCCGAGCAGCCTTGGCCAGCTAAAGGATATCAAAACTCTCTCTTTGGCTGGAAATAATCTGGATGGTTCAATCCCTGCAAGTTTGGGGCAGCTATACTCTCTTGAGGTTCTTGAGTTGTCATCAAACTCTCTATCCGGTGAAATTCCAAAAGGTCTTGCAGATTTGAAAAACTTGACGGTTCTCCTCCTGAACAACAATAAACTATCGGGGCAGCTCCCTTCCGAACTGGGAAATGTATCCTCTATCTCAGCGTTTAATGTGTCATTCAATAATCTGTCTGGGCCACTTCCTCTCAACAGTAATATGAATCAGTGCAACAGCTTTCTTGGGAATCCTTTTTTGCACTGCCCTCTGTCCTCATTGTCGTCATCAGCTGCAGAGCAACAAGGAACAGTGGGAAACTCGCCAGACACAGCTTCTTCGCCACCATCAACTTCAAGGCAACAAGGAGGCAACGGCAGCCTAAACTCAGTTGAAATTGCTTCTATCACATCAGCAGCAGCAGTGTTTTCAGTTTTCCTTGCCCTTGTCGTGCTTTTCTTTTACACCAGGAAATGGAAACCGAGGTCCAGAGTCAGTGGAACTGCCAGAAAGGAAGTGATAGTCTTCAACGACATTGGAGTCCCACTGACCTTTGAGAACGTGGTGCGTGCCACGAGCAGCTTCAATGCGAGCAACTGCATAGGCAATGGAGGTTTTGGGGCGACATACAAGGCAGAAATCGCACCCGGTCACTTGGTGGCCATCAAACGCCTTGCAGTTGGCCGCTTCCAAGGAGTTCAGCAATTCGATGCAGAGATCAAGACTCTGGGCAGGCTCCGACATCCGAACCTTGTGACCCTGATCGGATACCACGCCAGTGAAACAGAGATGTTTCTGATATATAACTATCTACCGGGAGGCAATCTGGAGAAGTTCATACAGGAGAGATCCACAAGAGCTGTTGATTGGAGGATACTGCACAAGATTGCTCTGGACATCGCTCGGGCACTGGCCTACCTGCACGATCAGTGTGTGCCACGCGTTCTCCATCGCGATGTCAAGCCTAGCAACATACTGTTGGACGACGAGTACAATGCTTATCTCTCGGATTTTGGACTGGCCAGGCTTCTCGGGACTTCGGAGACTCACGCCACCACTGGCGTGGCTGGAACATTTGGGTACGTGGCCCCAGAATATGCCATGACCTGCCGTGTATCAGACAAGGCGGATGTTTACAGCTACGGGGTTGTGCTGCTGGAGCTGATCTCGGACAAGAAAGCACTAGATCCCTCGTTTTCTTCCTATGGGAACGGATTCAACATTGTGGCTTGGGGGTGTATGCTACTGAGGCAGGGGAGGGCGAAGGAGTTCTTCACAGCCGGATTGTGGGATGCGGGCCCACATGACGATCTGGTGGAAGTGTTGCACTTGGCAGTGGTGTGCACGGTGGAGTCGCTATCAACGAGGCCAACCATGAAGCAGGTGGTACGGCGGTTGAAACAGCTGCAGCCGCCGTCTTGTTAGGAAGGTGGTTTAGGGATGTAATCTGTAGCTACTTGTAATTGTAAATGAGAAGTATAGCTTCCTTGCCCCATTTTTCCCCTGCTGTCCTAGTTTAGGGTTAGAAGAATTCGTTTCCAATTTCCAAATATGAATATGCTGTTCAAATAATATCAATGCACAAGCTTCCTACATCACGATTCTTACAATTCTAACTAGTACCACATATAAATATTCGTACAATTCAACTTTATAATGTCCCGTCGTTATAGCATTTTTAACGAAATTGTCCCAACTTATGGTAATACTAGTActgattaatttattgtagtagtagttaAGTATTGACGATATATTAATCGAATTATTAATTGTAGACACACTCATATagatttgtgttaaaatgacaatccctcttaaagtgacatcATGACATCATTTATacatcaatattataaacgctacacaacaatattacaaacactacacaacaatctatagattgttgtatagtgtgtcggatattgctggacaagaaaaattgctgAATAAAGACCAACAAATTGTTGGCCgtctttttcagatttttttattttatttttttgccacgtggcagcttattattcatccacgtgtacaaatgattggctaggaagggtggtatggtgttattttaagggatggtggcaccctaacatgcccccaCACTCATATCAAACAAATCAAGAAGataattgatttatgattaaatCTGAGTCAAAAGGACTAGTAACATCTGATATTTCAGGCATATATCTCACATTCAATCTACGCTGAAGCTACATTCTGAATTGGACTGAGGCGACGGCTGCCTTGTCCTCTTCCCTGTTGGTGATAACTTTCTCCACTCCGCCCACTGCTGAAATTTCCTCGACCCCTGATGCTATCACTCCTCACATAGGTCCGACCACCACTGAAGTTGCCACGGCCCTTGAAATTTTCATTACGAAACCCTCCCCTGGACGAACTAAAACGGCCCCTCGCGCTGCCTACTACAGGAAATATGTCAATCTCAGTTTATTAAGTATCACATGCATAGAACTAGAAGAATATATAAAGTTAATGGTTCTGGCTCACCTCGAGTCGTAGTTCTCTTTATCTCCACAGTAGCTTGATGGTCCCCAATAGTTATAGGAGAAGCCTGAAATGTGAATAGTTAACATTATAACATGGACTATAAAGATCATCTACAAGTTCTTATTATGAATTACCAGAACAAAAAAACACACTATAACTAATAGTATATGATAGGCCACTGATTGGAGAGCTAAGCAAAATATGAGCATCAAATACAGAGAAGTTAAGCTAACTCTTCTTCAGAAAATTTCCAAATCATAAACAAGTGTGCATTTGAAGCATTCAGAGGAAAGAATAATAGAATGCAAACACTTCAGCCTCTCCCATTCTTAGAAGGATCGCCAATTGTTAACAGCATGGACAAAATCATCAGATCAATTGAGTGTAATGATCGGAGAATATGCAAAATTGTTGCATAGAATGCACGTATAAggtgaaataaaaaacaaaagtagACAAAATTGTACATCAACAAGAAAAGCACTGTGATgcagtattttaatttaatgttgcAACAACCCCCATCCATTGTACTCATTTCTAGGAGGAAAAAACATCACATTGTTTTCAATTCATGAGTGTGCTGTGTGCTGCAACTCCTGATTAAATGAGAATTAAAATCATTCTAGCatagattttttaaattggcAATCTTTGAAAATCACTAATCAATTATTTCACCAAATAACTAGGATCTCACTTCATGCAGAGTTAGTAAGTTCCATCTATAGGGTTTTGAAATGAGATACGATAAGATGGAGATGTTCTATAGTCCCGATATCTGCTCCAATGCTTAAAGCTAAACGCAGAACAAGCAACgatgaaaagggaaaaagttCAGAAGCTAAAAATCACGGCAATAAGATAAAGAGTTGATGTAAAGATGATTGATATAGACAGCTTCTTTGCCAGGTCAGAATTGCATGATTCTCATTGAATAAGATGGCTCAAACCCTCAAATCATGACGCCGTGAGATAGAAAGGCATAACTGCATTAGTAAGAAAAGGATAGCAGAAAGAGTCTAACGATGCCTTTGTGGTCcagaacaaaattaaatgtcaacataagAGCTCCAAGGAGGCTGGTTTTTGAAGAGCAAAAGCTTTCTTGAGGACTGTTGACAATAACTAGAATTGTAGAGACAGACCTTGATTGCACTTTGCATGGAGCTGAATTCTTGAAACTCAACAAAGCCAAAACAGAATCCTTGTAGCTGCAAAGATAGGAGTAAGATATTATACAAACTGTCCAAAAATAGATGTAAAATGGATTCCAGGGGTAAGAAACACCCTGTGGCATGTATGCCAGATAGGTAATAACATACTAACATACTACATACTAACATCAGTATTAGCTCAAGAAAAGAATAATGCAGTAAAACCTGCATTATGGCTAACCTCTTTACTGCGGACTTGGACCCCATTCTGCTTGATAGGTCCAAATTTTGCAAATTCGGTTTCAAGTTGAGCAACAGTCACATATAGAGGCAAATTCCGGATGTATATGGAATGACCTTCAACTGTAAGAAACAAACGTAAAAAATCAATGGATTCATCAAATAAGGGCACAAGTAAGAATTGACAGCTATTGAACTGTTGGCTACACATCATGGAGGTCTTTGCTTCCATCAAGTTTTCCTAATCCCgatttctcattttatatgCTCTTGCATTTGAATGTTGCAAAAGAGCTccaaaaaggataaaatacCTTCATCCCGGGCATCATCAATTTCTGGGGCATTAACAGTTGCATGGTTCTCTGATGCTTCAGAAACTGAAGCCTCCGCAGCAGGAATAATAGATTGCTGCTCAGTCTTTGTAGAAGCTACTCTTGCTTTAGTAGGAACATAAACTTTGGCAGGTCCCTTTGTTTTTGAACTAACTATTGAAGCATATGACTTTTTTGGAGCGTCCTCGTGGAATGCAGAAATAATTGGTTCTTCTGCTAATGCATGATTCTCATTTGAACAAGATTCAGCTTCCACCACAATGTCTCTAGGGTGGCTAGATACTCTCTCTTCAATCACTAGGTCATTAACTTTCTCCTTAACAGTCTTAGTTCCCTCAGTGTAagttatattttcttctttgggGAGATCAACCACCTGCACAGGCTCTGAAAACAAATTGGCAAAGATAAGAAAGTCATCCTGAAAAGTCATCTTTGCTCAGATTTTAGAATGAGAAGTGAAAACCTGGATGTTGTGTCAAAGAACTTGATGGGATGTCATCAGCTACAGTAGCCACATCTGAGACAGCATCTGATTTACTCTCATCCACGTATCTGAAAACATCATTAAAAACATAGTATCCCTTGTCTTGAGGAGCAAGGAAAAATGTTTGCGTGAATTTCCTTCTCATGTTGTCCTTTCCAGTCAAGCACCCAGTCACAAGGACTATGACACCCTCCTTAAAAGAACTCTGAGCATCAGCAGTTTTTATCTCTGGCTTGTTGTTCTTGTAGTCTAAGTTACATATCTCGTCATTTATGCACTGGTAAAAAATGAGACTGGCATTAACACCATACTCTTCAGTAAACCTCCCATGCTGATCAGAAGCTAAACTTAAAAAACAGTATAACTAAATTAGGTTATCTAGAACTAAACTTATTGATCAAAAGAAGGGCCTTGAGTCATAGGTCATAGCAATTCAGGTAGGTGAAAACAGAGGATGTGAAGGCTAGCCTAATTGATTCCACGTTTCAGTTATCTGATCTCCACTCAATTTTTACAAGAATGTAAGAATCTTTTTCTCTTATATGATGCATGGAAAAACCTGAAATCGATCTCATATAGTATAGGATATTATATGGACACAGCAAGAATTAGTGGAACAGCTGTGCTGTATTCAAAAGAGAGAGGAGTAAGGGGACTTAACTCAGATATCTGAGATATGTAGCAAGTAATGAAAATGAAAGCTTGACTCACTTTCATGGTTGTCACAGTTTTCATGTCACCATTAAGATCCGGTCGACTCAACATACTTGCATCTTGGTAAAACCGATAAACCAGCTCAGGAGAACGGTGGAGAATATGGTAATACTGCTCAACAAAGGCATCTCCAATCATTTGAGCACTCGGAGCTCGCGGAGAACTCTCAGTTTGCGTTGTCATTCCTGAGGAGGGctcaaaaaagaaaactaaggAAAAAACATCACTTGGAAATGTTCCATTCAAGATTACCATGAAAAAATAAGTAGAGAAGAGTCCTATAAATTTAACTTTCTACAAGTGTTTACTGAACCAGAAAGTGAATGGAATAAATATCGGCAATAACTAAAACCCAACCAAACTCCAAACCGAACAATAAAGCACATATCCACAAACAAAAATTCGTAATTAATTACTGGCGGAATACCACATGCTAGtgcaacaacaaaaaatcaacatcAAAATAGATAGCATGtaaaagtgcaaaaaataatcaataaaaataaaaaagaatcgaacaaaaatcatatttccATCACTTAATTTTCTGTCATACCGTAAACCCTAATAATAGTTTCACCATAAATGTGCGACTACATATCTCAGCTTC is drawn from Salvia hispanica cultivar TCC Black 2014 chromosome 6, UniMelb_Shisp_WGS_1.0, whole genome shotgun sequence and contains these coding sequences:
- the LOC125196907 gene encoding nuclear transport factor 2-like isoform X1; the encoded protein is MTTQTESSPRAPSAQMIGDAFVEQYYHILHRSPELVYRFYQDASMLSRPDLNGDMKTVTTMKCINDEICNLDYKNNKPEIKTADAQSSFKEGVIVLVTGCLTGKDNMRRKFTQTFFLAPQDKGYYVFNDVFRYVDESKSDAVSDVATVADDIPSSSLTQHPEPVQVVDLPKEENITYTEGTKTVKEKVNDLVIEERVSSHPRDIVVEAESCSNENHALAEEPIISAFHEDAPKKSYASIVSSKTKGPAKVYVPTKARVASTKTEQQSIIPAAEASVSEASENHATVNAPEIDDARDEVEGHSIYIRNLPLYVTVAQLETEFAKFGPIKQNGVQVRSKELQGFCFGFVEFQEFSSMQSAIKASPITIGDHQATVEIKRTTTRVGSARGRFSSSRGGFRNENFKGRGNFSGGRTYVRSDSIRGRGNFSSGRSGESYHQQGRGQGSRRLSPIQNVASA
- the LOC125196907 gene encoding nuclear transport factor 2-like isoform X2, producing the protein MTTQTESSPRAPSAQMIGDAFVEQYYHILHRSPELVYRFYQDASMLSRPDLNGDMKTVTTMKCINDEICNLDYKNNKPEIKTADAQSSFKEGVIVLVTGCLTGKDNMRRKFTQTFFLAPQDKGYYVFNDVFRYVDESKSDAVSDVATVADDIPSSSLTQHPEPVQVVDLPKEENITYTEGTKTVKEKVNDLVIEERVSSHPRDIVVEAESCSNENHALAEEPIISAFHEDAPKKSYASIVSSKTKGPAKVYVPTKARVASTKTEQQSIIPAAEASVSEASENHATVNAPEIDDARDEVEGHSIYIRNLPLYVTVAQLETEFAKFGPIKQNGVQVRSKELQGFCFGFVEFQEFSSMQSAIKASPITIGDHQATVEIKRTTTRGSARGRFSSSRGGFRNENFKGRGNFSGGRTYVRSDSIRGRGNFSSGRSGESYHQQGRGQGSRRLSPIQNVASA